The Hippocampus zosterae strain Florida chromosome 20, ASM2543408v3, whole genome shotgun sequence genome contains a region encoding:
- the spice1 gene encoding spindle and centriole-associated protein 1, which yields MSLARVGCRTQHGKGPKKPLRPKKTAPLPKREWVSTVSDLSVHKLTPAELNYRREIRKSHNKAAAQWELREKALKARLRQAGCGPLDKASHTIMREVFSDKLLLHDVLARSDRALAVVHDLLGEPPLRQTGHPCVTMSPHVDSPVFQRSTELSSLNDSMLDQQAVFEPEDDYYYSDDERAEGKLFQCKMKVKNKMGGLQHQRIRHGVSECRFTSPQTPRIPARPPAPTALNATVAVQRLLSRHNHSNEENEEPSFLVSQVLNPDLSPGDPGRSHSARTRKRACKTTKLNGSSVASLSGEPSGLGLLQTMLAQVELDLDSLSPQTSAQSRQHPAQGLTGFSVALVSTLARLVHLLKNREHDAECATDERRKLEEKLREQRLLIDALTGETMTLREETSSLKEELQQRTAELERKQDSLMLAVATQVNQPQASDVIATDEWPVAERPQVAKSPTIRLSSPGQQDAWQPIPEPDQGAYNKLQAHSSSSCLVRLPHASLHLMSQLSPDILEAEIAELCRIRDAIAGARHSRARCVGGSPSSSSGVEPKCSASVSTGGVTPDRTSRFESAASLNQHMDQVNQQGSANSNNVSSVHQRLLELNKQSAAARGRLLDLIEQQKQTLSAKVPLSGSPVPPSAFSPPPSGGSGSIDGSLLMPPDDRRSATLQVYSQYYEEAQRDGSTRANTHTKASDVSHQLSCK from the exons ATGTCATTAGCTCGAGTAGGATGTCGGACACAACACGGCAAGGGCCCGAAAAAACCCCTACGCCCCAAGAAGACAGCACCTCTCCCAAAACGAGAGTGGGTG AGCACAGTCAGTGACCTGTCCGTGCACAAGCTGACCCCTGCCGAGCTG AACTATCGGCGCGAAATCCGTAAGTCGCACAACAAGGCCGCCGCTCAGTGGGAGCTGCGAGAGAAAGCACTGAAAGCTCGCCTTAGGCAGGCTGGATGTGGTCCTTTAGACAAAGCCAGTCACACAATCATGAGAGAG GTGTTTTCTGACAAGCTGCTGCTACATGATGTGTTGGCCCGCTCCGACAGAGCCTTGGCCGTAGTCCATGACCTCTTAGGAGAACCACCACTAAGGCAGACTG GACATCCCTGCGTGACGATGTCCCCACATGTGGACTCTCCAGTTTTCCAGAGATCCACCGAGCTGTCATCCCTCAATGACTCCATGCTGGAtcaacag GCCGTCTTCGAACCAGAGGACGACTACTACTACAGCGATGATGAGCGCGCCGAGGGAAAACTATTCCAATG TAAAATGAAGGTGAAGAACAAGATGGGAGGGCTTCAGCATCAAAGGATTCGTCATGGTGTCTCTGAGTGCAGATTTACTAGTCCTCAAACTCCCCGCATACCGGCCAGACCACCAGCTCCAActg CACTAAATGCTACAGTGGCGGTCCAGCGTTTACTGTCCAGACACAACCACTCGAATGAAGAGAACGAAGAGCCTTCCTTCCTGGTCTCGCAAGTCCTCAACCCTGATCTTTCTCCTGGCGACCCAG GCAGGAGTCACTCTGCCAGGACCAGGAAGCGCGCCTGCAAAACCACCAAGTTGAATGGCTCCTCCGTGGCCTCTCTCAGCGGCGAACCGTCCGGCTTGGGCCTACTGCAGACCATGCTGGCCCAAGTGGAGCTCGACTTGGATTCCCTCAGCCCGCAAACGTCGGCGCAGAGTCGGCAGCACCCGGCGCAAGGCCTCACCGGCTTCTCTGTGGCTTTGGTCTCCACTCTGGCGCGCCTGGTCCACCTCCTCAAAAAT CGAGAACACGACGCGGAGTGCGCGACCGACGAGAGACGGAAACTCGAGGAGAAGCTGAGAGAGCAACGACTGTTGATTGACGCACTCACTGGAGAGACCATGACCCTAAGGGAGGAGACCTCCTCACTAAAG GAAGAGTTGCAGCAGCGGACGGCAGAACTGGAGCGGAAGCAGGACTCGCTGATGCTTGCAGTGGCGACACAAGTCAACCAACCCCAAGCCTCTGATGTCATAGCTACAG ATGAATGGCCTGTTGCCGAACGACCACAAGTTGCCAAGTCTCCTACCATCCGACTTTCCTCACCTGGACAGCAAGATGCCTGGCAACCAATTCCTG AGCCTGACCAGGGTGCCTACAACAAACTCCAAGCCCACAGCTCATCATCTTGTCTGGTCAGACTGCCTCACGCTAGCCTCCACCTCATGTCACAACTTTCTCCTGACATCTTGGAGGCCGAGATCGCCGAGCTGTGCCGAATCAGAGATGCGATCGCCGGTGCCCGGCATAGCCGAGCTCGTTGCGTCGGCGGGTCGCCAAGCAGCAGCAGTGGCGTGGAGCCAAAATGCTCGGCTTCCGTCAGCACCGGTGGAGTGACACCGGACAGGACGTCGCGGTTTGAGAGCGCCGCCAGTCTCAATCAGCATATGGACCAAGTGAATCAACAG GGGTCTGCGAATAGTAACAATGTAAGTAGTGTCCATCAGCGCCTCCTAGAGCTCAACAAGCAAAGCGCAGCAGCCAGAGGACGATTGCTGGATCTCATCGAGCAGCAGAAGCAGACCCTTTCCGCCAAAGTGCCTCTGTCCGGCTCGCCTGTGCCCCCCTCGGCCTTCAGCCCCCCGCCATCGG GTGGCAGTGGAAGCATTGACGGATCTCTCCTGATGCCGCCGGACGACCGACG ATCAGCCACTTTGCAAGTGTATTCTCAGTATTATGAAGAGGCGCAGAGGGACGGAAGCACgcgggcaaacacacacacaaaagcatctGATGTCTCTCATCAGCTCAGTTGCAAATAA